The stretch of DNA attaatgagggagggcccagcccaatgTGGATgacaagtggtcctgggttgtttaagaaagcaggctaagccaATTATGGTATAAGAAAGCTAGAAAAGGCATTCCTAATTGTTTCCActttcagttcctacctccagattcctgccccagcttccttctATGATGGATTATAacctgtaaactgaaataaaccctttctaaCTCTCCTggtatttctgttgttgtttgtcaACTAGAGTTATTTGGTAAGAGACACCTCAATTGGGATAATGCCTCTATTAGACTGCatgtaggcaagtctatagggcattttcttgattaatgattgctgTGGGGGGATGAAGGTGGTACCATGCCTAGACATGTGGCCTCAAATTGTATAAATAAGAAAGGCTGAGCAAGTAATAAGGAGCTAGTCAGTGAGAAATTTCTCTATGACATCTGTTTCAATTCCTGCTTCTAAGACCCTACATTGAATTCCTGCCCTTATTTTCCTCAATGATTTGTTGTGATCTAAGAGTTGTGAGAATGAATTAAGCCTTTTCCATccaaagttgtttttggtcatggtgctttatcaaagcaatagaaagtcTGACTAATCAAGACGTCTAACTCAACAAGTTGGTATattaccacagaaacaaaaaatctaATTAGAAcaggactgaacccaggatttcatgaatactaaataataaataacaactGGACTCATTCCAAGCTCTAAAGTCTTTCTTTCACTaccacaggaaaaaacaaaaaacaaacaaaaacaaaaatcaaaagttagctTTTACCATATATAATATTCAGTATAAGAGGATGCAAGATACTTCAGTGCCCAGAAGAGGATTAGAAGATAAGGACAGGGTAAAATTGAAGAAACCAAACTGACTTCTTCATTACTAGAAATTTTACTGGCAATAGGGGCTAAGTTTTAGCTCAGTAATGGAATACCTCCCCCCAGGAAGTGCAAGGCACACTTTACTGCCAgcacagtaaaaaaataaaaataaaaataaaaaaaaaatttgattctTTAGTTACTACCAGTGAAAATAAAGAGACCATtaccataaaactattttaaaacagaaCAGCAAATTAAAAACACCTGAATGccccaaaagagaagaaaacaagtgaTTTTCTATAGCTCTGAGAAGCAGTAAACCATAGTAAATTAGAACTAGAGGAATAAAATGAAGCCAATAAATACAAGTCAAATAGCTAAATCAAATGATTTGCAAAAGTTAGCATTAGACCAAAATAGACAAAAGAGTTGTATGTTTTTTAAGTGAACTTACCCTGAAATAACTGAAGTTACTAGCTATTGAATAAACATCactcaaaagcagtttcttggcTTTTTCTTACACAGCGGGCaactttccttttaaattctccatttctgtcttccctccattctttctgcagatacaacaaataaaacaaaattactttatATAAACCCATTACAATAAAGTATTTTAGTTTTacttagtttagtttagtttttgagacagggaatctctgtgtagccccggatgtcctagaccagactggccttgaactcacagaaatccacatgcctctgcctaagtgctgaggttaagtgtctgcaccaccatcgcccaagCTCCTATTTTAGTTATCCTTTTGTAGTTGTAGCTCTTTTAACGTTATGGTAAGGTTGTAGCTTAGCTTGCTTGCCTAATTTGTGCAAAGACCTAGGTTTAAATCAATCCAAAACACTCCAATGTTTAAATCAATCCAAAACACtccaatttttttcaaaacaaagtattTTCACCTAGAAACATAGCTCAGGCACTGAGCATTTGCCCCTAAAGGCATAGGTTCAAACCCTaatatccccccacccccatcaaaaGAGCAAGATGTTTTGTAAGGGACTAGAATCTAGCCGGCTAGCATAAGAGTTTCCTATTtgtaggccgggcagtggtggcgcacgcctttaatcccagcactcgggaggcaNNNNNNNNNNNNNNNNNNNNNNNNNNNNNNNNNNNNNNNNNNNNNNNNNNNNNNNNNNNNNNNNNNNNNNNNNNNNNNNNNNNNNNNNNNNNNNNNNNNNaaaaaaaaaaaaaaaaaaaaaaaaagttttctatttgTAATTACCATTCtagtcccgagtgctgggattaaaggcgtgcgccaccatcgcccggtttgaCAACCTGCATGTTGGCTGTTCCTAATTGTTTCCAATAGTGGAAGTAGCTGATTTTCCagttaattttaatgttttatttgtaaattgtAAACTGAAAATTGTGACTTTTCCAAGGACTTTcacttaaaagtgtgtgtgtatgagaccAATTTTTGATGGATTTTGGAGAGCAGAGGATACCTTTTGGGGTAGCTTCTTTTTCTAGCATGTGCATCTCTCcctaactcaggtcatcaagcctATTTagctgcctgccccccccccttctattttaaaagagaaattttctAGTTATTGTAGTtagcatagatagatagatagatagatagatagatagatagatagatagatagatagatagatagatagggatacagaaagagaaatacgTATATAAGTACTAAATTTTAAGTTGAGTTTCattgagagagaaaatgaaaaggtaaaGGACGGAAGCAGCAGTTATCAAGCAACAAATACCTTACCGCAGCATCTACATTCGCAGGTGAATCTCCATTCGGGTCTGCCAGCATAGAGATGACACTAATCATGATGGTTTCCACAGTATGGATAGGCAACCAACGTTCCTCTGGCTTCTCATAACCATATTTATCCTCCCCAGGCTCATGAAGAATAGAAATGCAAACATCACCATTTTTATCAACtgtaaaattatagaagaattatttaaatttggTTATACAAATGTGATACTTATCCATAAGTACAAGTATACAATATTATTCACATGTAAATTTCCCAAATGTAATCTACTAAGGTTTTGAGAATACTACAGATTTTTCAAAATGCACAGAAGCCATCTCAAAACCCAAAGTAATATAAACAAAACTTAACTATAttacattctttaaaattatagCTTATTCAGACCTCCACTGCTGTCCCTAATTTAAAAGACATGACTTTTCTACTTCTCCATCTCTCTATTCCCAGCATTTATAGCTGTcgtgtattaatttttttcctttcaaattctaCTAAGATGGCCCTCAAGTTtcaataagtaaaaattttaagccgggcggtggtggcgcacgcctttaatcccagcactcaggaggcagaggcaggcggatctttatgagttcgaagccagcctggtctacaagcactagttccaggacaggctccaaagctacagaaaaaccctgtctcgaaacccacccaccccccaaaaaaagtgaaattttaaatggGAGAGGGTACtgactagagagatgtctcagtggttaagagaactcctttaatcccagtactggggaagcagagagaaatggatccctgggagttggaggtcagcctgatctacaaagcgagtgaCAGGACAGTGGagctaaaagcaaaataaaccaaacaagcCCTGTTTCAGAGCCACAACCAATAACCTAGAATCTTAAACCACTTTAGATTTAAATCTTtagaattttaaagacttttattttcttgtatcaCTTCACAAACAAGACAGCTTTAAGATTTTTATCTATTATGAAACATCTATTgacatgatttatttttgttttatttttggttttcaagatagggtttctctgtgaaacagtcctggctgtcccagaactcactttgtagaccaggctggtctcaaactcactaagatacacttgcctttgcctcctgagtgctgggataacatgtagcaccaccgcccagcatgaaTTCTATTATTGTTATAGCATAGGCATAGGATGAAATTATAATTTCTACCATTTttgttaagaattaaaaataagaagcaggtggatctttgtgagttcaaggccagcctggtctacagactgagttccaggacagccaaaaatacacagaaaaacactgtctttaaGGGTGGCAGGAATCACAATGATATGCAACTATAATCATCATTCCTCTTCCTCAATTCAAATTGTGTATGCAAACAATGTTCTCAGTTTCCCCAACTCTTTAGAATCCAGAAACATCCCAGTTTTCACTATTTTAATTACTGAAGTAGCTCATAAAAGTAGAACcacacatttttgttcttttagtttgTCTTATTTCAATTAGCAAAATGCTTTCAAGGTTTATCCCTTAAACGTTGGTGGAATACATTTCCGTTAGAGATCATACTTCCATGACCAAAATTAGAATCATGTCAAATCTCAACCCCCAACCCCCTACAATTCccagcagggtttctctatgtaacaatcatggctgtcttggaactcactctgtaaccaggctggcctcaaactcaagagaattggctgcctctgcttcccaagtgctgggattcaaagagtgcaccatcaccaccaggtCCAAATcacacttttatttttggttgtgagcctaactTTTAATAgctgagctatccctccagctcGCAATTCACCTTTTGAAAGAAGTAAGTAATTTATACAGCCACCAGAAACTCAGGAGTAAAGTTTTTCcatactttttttctaaattctagtAATCTCTGGTTTAATTAAATTTCCAAATACATGTTGGGCGACAACTATGTTCCCTATGAGATATCTAttgtaactctttttttaaattttttttatggtttatttaactttattttatgtgcactggtgtaaaggtgtcagatcctctggaactggatattcagacagttgcgagctgccatgtgggtgctgggaattgaacgtggttcctcaggaagagcagtcagtgctcttaaccgctgagtcatctctccagccctcttttgtAACTCTTAAGCTAGCTATACACTTAATATTTACTCATATTTTGCCAAATGCttgatttctccttttttctcttattcttctgttgctgcttttttttccttttcatctcaaTGTTCTTTAGAACTGGCTTTATTACTCTATTCTTTTATTCCTAAATCCACCTGAAAATCCTTTATGAGCTGGGCATTGaggtacacacccttaatctcagcatttaggaaacaaaggcaggacGATTTCTGAGTTTAAAGTCTGTCTAATCTATGTAGGTAATTCAGGCCAGTCAAAGTTGCACAGTGAATAacc from Microtus ochrogaster isolate Prairie Vole_2 chromosome 7, MicOch1.0, whole genome shotgun sequence encodes:
- the Ube2g1 gene encoding ubiquitin-conjugating enzyme E2 G1; the encoded protein is MTELQSALLLRRQLAELNKNPVEGFSAGLIDDNDLYRWEVLIIGPPDTLYEGGVFKAHLTFPKDYPLRPPKMKFITEIWHPNVDKNGDVCISILHEPGEDKYGYEKPEERWLPIHTVETIMISVISMLADPNGDSPANVDAAKEWREDRNGEFKRKVARCVRKSQETAFE